From Oncorhynchus tshawytscha isolate Ot180627B linkage group LG27, Otsh_v2.0, whole genome shotgun sequence, a single genomic window includes:
- the polr3k gene encoding DNA-directed RNA polymerase III subunit RPC10 has protein sequence MLLFCPTCGNVLIVEEGQKCYRFACNTCPYVHNITRKVNNRKYPKLKEVDDVLGGAAAWENVDSTPEKCPKCEHPRAFFMQIQTRSADEPMTTFYKCCNYECGHRWRD, from the exons ATGCTTCTGTTTTGTCCAACATGTGGGAATGTGTTGATTGTAGAGGAAGGACAGAAGTGCTATCGATTCGCCTGCAACACATGTCCGTACGTGCATAACATTACTAGGAAG GTAAACAACAGGAAGTATCCCAAACTGAAAGAGGTTGATGATGTGCTTGGTGGAGCTGCAGCCTGGGAAAATGTGGATTCCACGCCAG AAAAATGTCCCAAGTGTGAGCACCCCCGAGCATTCTTCATGCAGATTCAGACCAGATCTGCAGATGAACCGATGACAACGTTCTACAAATGCTGCAATTATGAGTGTGGACATCGCTGGAGGGACTAA
- the LOC112226067 gene encoding U11/U12 small nuclear ribonucleoprotein 25 kDa protein isoform X3 yields the protein MMGEETQSLHLDEGLSVKEEELGQAEGKMNQVEDEQPEEVEEEDEEDEEALPHSEFLDIFEEGLARLVQDPLLCDLPIQVTLEEVNSQVALEYGQAMTVRVCKVDGEVMPIVVVQNAMVLDLKKAIQRFMELKQQREGGVKHVSWRYVWRTFHLIFQGEKLDDDKIKLKDYGIRNRDEVTFMKRLRKK from the exons ATGATGGGGGAGGAGACCCAGTCCCTTCACCTGGATGAGGGACTGTCTGTAAAGGAAGAGGAGTTAGGACAggcagagggaaagatgaaccaaGTGGAGGATGAACAACCAGAGGAGGttgaagaggaagatgaggaggacgaAGAAGCATTACCACACTCGGAATTCCTGGACATCTTTGAAGAAGGACTGGCTCGCCTTGTACAGGACCCTCTACTCTGTGACCTTCCCATTCAG GTGACTCTGGAGGAGGTGAATTCCCAGGTTGCTCTGGAATATGGCCAAGCCATGACTGTCCGTGTATGCAAAGTGGATGGCGAAGTAATGC CCATAGTGGTGGTGCAGAATGCTATGGTGCTGGATTTGAAGAAAGCCATTCAGAGGTTCATGGAGCTGAAACAGCAACGGGAGGGTGGGGTGAAGCACGTCAGCTG GAGATACGTATGGAGAACCTTTCATCTCATATTTCAAGGGGAGAAGCTTGATGATGACAAAATTAAACTAAAGGA ttaTGGGATCAGAAACAGAGATGAGGTGACATTCATGAAGAGACTGAGGAAGAAGTGA
- the LOC112226067 gene encoding uncharacterized protein LOC112226067 isoform X2 produces MSGSSEHRELDRISMEMNQLSFRRQQLIDRRNMLTILQEFRNRTNRSSTDGSKEQTEIQCLDKELLELSEKKRELQERQDNILHSKDQIKECIISQGGVSVLPDPSVVFVEAPPSIPAPEVILDIQKLPPCSSQTQCPQCRQFITTEIVTSIGNVACLVCITMSILGCVAGCCLIPFCIDNFKDVTHRCPKCRSPIITIKKL; encoded by the exons ATGTCTGGCTCTTCTGAGCACAGGGAGCTGGATAGGATCTCCATGGAGATGAACCAACTGTCATTCAGGAGGCAGCAACTGATTGATCGCAGGAACATGCTGACCATTCTGCAGGAGTTCAGGAACCGCACCAACCGCAGTAGCACAG ATGGCTCCAAGGAGCAGACTGAGATTCAATGCCTTGATAAGGAACTGCTGGAGCTGTCTGAGAAGAAGAGAGAGCTGCAGGAAAGGCAAGATAACATTCTCCATTCCAAGGACCAAATAAAAG AGTGCATCATCAGTCAGGGGGGCGTATCTGTTCTCCCTGACCCCTCTGTTGTCTTTGTTGAAGCTCCACCCTCTATACCAG CTCCGGAGGTCATTCTGGACATCCAGAAACTTCCTCCCTGCTCATCTCAGACCCAGTGCCCACAGTGTCGACAGTTCATCACCACAGAGATTGTCACTTCAATAGGCAATGTGGCCTGTCTGGTCTGTATCACAATGTCTATACTTGG CTGTGTGGCTGGCTGCTGCCTTATCCCTTTCTGCATTGATAACTTCAAAGATGTCACGCATAGATGTCCTAAGTGTCGAAGTCCAATAATTACCATCAAAAAGCTCTGA
- the LOC112226067 gene encoding uncharacterized protein LOC112226067 isoform X1: protein MSGSSEHRELDRISMEMNQLSFRRQQLIDRRNMLTILQEFRNRTNRSSTADGSKEQTEIQCLDKELLELSEKKRELQERQDNILHSKDQIKECIISQGGVSVLPDPSVVFVEAPPSIPAPEVILDIQKLPPCSSQTQCPQCRQFITTEIVTSIGNVACLVCITMSILGCVAGCCLIPFCIDNFKDVTHRCPKCRSPIITIKKL from the exons ATGTCTGGCTCTTCTGAGCACAGGGAGCTGGATAGGATCTCCATGGAGATGAACCAACTGTCATTCAGGAGGCAGCAACTGATTGATCGCAGGAACATGCTGACCATTCTGCAGGAGTTCAGGAACCGCACCAACCGCAGTAGCACAG CAGATGGCTCCAAGGAGCAGACTGAGATTCAATGCCTTGATAAGGAACTGCTGGAGCTGTCTGAGAAGAAGAGAGAGCTGCAGGAAAGGCAAGATAACATTCTCCATTCCAAGGACCAAATAAAAG AGTGCATCATCAGTCAGGGGGGCGTATCTGTTCTCCCTGACCCCTCTGTTGTCTTTGTTGAAGCTCCACCCTCTATACCAG CTCCGGAGGTCATTCTGGACATCCAGAAACTTCCTCCCTGCTCATCTCAGACCCAGTGCCCACAGTGTCGACAGTTCATCACCACAGAGATTGTCACTTCAATAGGCAATGTGGCCTGTCTGGTCTGTATCACAATGTCTATACTTGG CTGTGTGGCTGGCTGCTGCCTTATCCCTTTCTGCATTGATAACTTCAAAGATGTCACGCATAGATGTCCTAAGTGTCGAAGTCCAATAATTACCATCAAAAAGCTCTGA